The Sphingopyxis fribergensis genome contains a region encoding:
- the hisS gene encoding histidine--tRNA ligase gives MSKDKSAKIPTPQAVRGTQDMLGDFADRFAHVVETFERVRRLYGYKRIEVPVIEPTAVFARSLGETTDVVSKEMYSFDDRGGESITLRPEFTAGIARAYITNGWQQYAPLKVATHGPLFRYERPQKGRYRQFHQLDAEVLGSDSPLADAELLVFADQLLKELEIVEGVTLTLNTLGDAASRDAWRAALVEHFESHRGDLSEDSLARLDKNPLRILDSKDPKDRPIADSAPDIDAFLTGEAQDFFGAVTSGLDAAGVAWERNARLVRGLDYYRHTAFEFVTDRLGAQGTVLGGGRYDGLIEALGGPPTAAVGWAAGIERLAMLLEEYSSDEVIAVIADNPSRLEEARRIEQHLRSAGQPVLSIFKGNSKKQAEKAKAQGVGALLYVRDDEKPNRRLHLTEVTRKGDEGTRRLLEILGKLPSEYSELEGDDDPQ, from the coding sequence ATGAGCAAGGACAAATCCGCCAAAATCCCGACGCCGCAGGCCGTGCGCGGCACGCAGGACATGCTTGGCGATTTCGCCGACCGTTTTGCGCATGTCGTCGAGACGTTCGAGCGTGTGCGCCGCCTCTATGGCTACAAACGGATCGAAGTGCCGGTGATCGAACCGACCGCGGTGTTCGCGCGGAGTCTGGGTGAGACGACCGATGTTGTGTCGAAGGAAATGTATTCGTTCGACGATCGCGGCGGCGAATCGATCACGCTGCGCCCCGAATTCACCGCGGGCATTGCGCGGGCGTACATCACCAACGGCTGGCAGCAGTATGCGCCGCTGAAGGTGGCGACGCATGGGCCTTTGTTCCGCTACGAACGCCCGCAAAAGGGGCGCTATCGCCAGTTTCACCAGCTCGATGCCGAAGTTTTGGGCAGCGACAGCCCTCTCGCCGATGCTGAACTGCTGGTGTTCGCGGATCAGTTGCTCAAGGAATTGGAGATCGTCGAGGGCGTAACCTTGACGCTCAACACCCTCGGCGATGCGGCGAGCCGCGATGCCTGGCGCGCGGCGCTGGTCGAGCATTTCGAAAGCCATCGCGGCGATCTGTCCGAAGACAGCCTGGCGCGGCTCGATAAGAACCCGCTGCGCATTCTCGACAGCAAGGATCCCAAAGACCGCCCGATCGCCGACAGCGCGCCCGACATCGACGCATTTCTGACCGGCGAAGCGCAGGATTTCTTTGGTGCGGTGACGTCGGGGCTCGACGCCGCGGGGGTTGCGTGGGAACGCAATGCGCGGCTGGTGCGCGGGCTCGACTATTATCGTCACACGGCGTTCGAATTCGTCACCGACCGGCTGGGCGCGCAAGGTACCGTGCTCGGCGGTGGCCGCTATGACGGGCTGATCGAAGCGCTCGGCGGCCCCCCCACGGCGGCGGTCGGCTGGGCGGCGGGGATTGAGCGGCTGGCGATGTTGCTCGAAGAATACTCTAGCGATGAAGTGATTGCCGTTATCGCGGACAATCCGAGCCGCCTTGAGGAGGCGCGTAGGATTGAACAGCATCTTCGCTCGGCTGGCCAACCGGTGCTTTCGATCTTCAAGGGAAACAGCAAGAAGCAGGCTGAAAAGGCCAAGGCGCAAGGCGTCGGTGCACTCCTTTACGTTCGCGATGATGAGAAGCCCAATCGCCGTCTCCACCTCACGGAAGTGACGCGAAAGGGTGATGAAGGGACTAGGCGATTGCTGGAGATACTGGGGAAGCTGCCGTCAGAATATTCGGAACTGGAAGGTGACGACGACCCGCAGTAG
- the prfA gene encoding peptide chain release factor 1 yields the protein MTQVSERQIDAIIERHAALQARMATGEMAPADFVAASKEFAELEPVATAAREVVRLRGELISLGEMLADPEMKAMAAEEIAAVEAALPAAEHDLALQLLPKDVADARAAMLEIRAGTGGDEAALFAGDLLRMYSRYADGQGWKVEIISANEAEMGGYKEVVASVTGQGVFAKLKFESGVHRVQRVPATESQGRIHTSAATVAVLPEAEEVDVAINDSDLKIDIYRASGAGGQHVNTTDSAIRITHIPSGLVVIQQDQRSQHKNRAKAMQVLRARLFDLERAKIHDAEASARKSMVGSGDRSERIRTYNFPQGRVTDHRINLTLHRLPEIIEGAMDELIDALIAEDQAQRLAGLGD from the coding sequence ATGACCCAGGTTTCCGAACGCCAGATCGACGCCATCATTGAACGCCACGCCGCGCTGCAAGCGCGCATGGCGACGGGCGAAATGGCGCCGGCAGACTTCGTTGCGGCGTCGAAGGAATTTGCCGAGCTCGAACCCGTCGCGACCGCTGCCCGCGAAGTCGTGCGGCTGCGCGGCGAACTCATCTCGCTGGGCGAAATGCTCGCCGATCCCGAGATGAAGGCGATGGCGGCCGAGGAGATTGCGGCGGTCGAGGCGGCGCTGCCCGCCGCCGAGCATGATCTTGCGCTTCAGCTGCTGCCCAAGGACGTCGCCGACGCGCGCGCCGCGATGCTCGAAATCCGCGCCGGGACCGGCGGTGACGAGGCGGCGCTGTTCGCGGGCGATCTGCTCCGCATGTACAGCCGCTATGCCGACGGGCAGGGGTGGAAGGTCGAAATCATCTCGGCGAATGAAGCCGAAATGGGCGGCTATAAGGAGGTCGTCGCGTCGGTGACGGGGCAGGGCGTGTTCGCGAAACTCAAGTTCGAGAGCGGCGTCCACCGCGTCCAGCGCGTTCCCGCGACCGAAAGCCAGGGCCGCATCCACACCAGCGCCGCGACCGTCGCCGTGCTGCCCGAGGCCGAGGAAGTCGACGTCGCGATCAACGACAGCGACCTCAAGATCGACATTTACCGCGCGAGCGGGGCGGGCGGCCAGCACGTCAACACCACCGATTCGGCTATCCGCATCACGCATATCCCGTCGGGGCTCGTCGTGATCCAGCAGGACCAGCGCAGCCAGCACAAGAATCGCGCCAAGGCGATGCAGGTGCTGCGCGCGCGGCTCTTTGACCTTGAGCGCGCCAAGATCCACGACGCCGAGGCGTCGGCGCGCAAGTCGATGGTCGGGTCGGGCGACCGCTCCGAACGCATCCGCACCTATAATTTCCCGCAGGGGCGCGTCACCGACCACCGCATCAACCTGACGCTCCACCGCCTGCCCGAGATCATCGAGGGCGCGATGGACGAGCTGATCGATGCGCTGATCGCCGAGGATCAGGCGCAGCGGCTGGCGGGGCTGGGTGATTGA